From a single Bacillus pseudomycoides DSM 12442 genomic region:
- a CDS encoding spore coat protein — protein sequence MQLATHELRDLSELIAGDYNTINTMSTYIQQAQDDELKQMLQNHLPLHVQDYNLKVEFIQGETTPNISKFQPSKLKPVLASYTEAPSQKYSPVTPSVSAQPPNDRAIATGYLLNQKSSAFNCAGSLLECANPELRTLLENTFLNSSHHAYDIWQYMVKKGYYQLSPAPSSEMQAIASMYQPINEG from the coding sequence ATGCAATTAGCAACGCATGAATTACGTGACTTAAGTGAACTGATAGCGGGTGACTATAACACAATTAATACGATGTCTACATATATACAGCAAGCACAGGATGATGAGTTGAAACAAATGTTACAGAATCATCTTCCTCTTCATGTGCAAGATTATAATTTGAAGGTGGAATTTATACAAGGTGAGACAACTCCAAATATATCAAAGTTTCAGCCGTCTAAATTAAAACCAGTATTAGCTTCTTATACAGAGGCACCTTCACAAAAGTATTCCCCCGTTACACCAAGCGTCAGTGCACAACCACCTAATGATCGAGCAATTGCGACTGGATATTTATTGAATCAAAAGTCTTCTGCGTTTAATTGTGCAGGTTCTTTATTAGAGTGTGCGAATCCAGAGTTAAGAACGCTTTTAGAAAATACCTTTTTAAATAGTAGTCACCATGCTTATGACATTTGGCAGTATATGGTGAAGAAAGGGTATTATCAGCTATCACCAGCACCAAGTTCTGAAATGCAAGCCATAGCGAGTATGTATCAGCCTATTAATGAAGGATAA
- a CDS encoding YkvA family protein, giving the protein MKKFINRFRFMLHFRQFGPFLYDFFTSKEVAMKKKVLSIVFLIGYVVFPFDIIPDFLLFFGGLDDIAVVLFILQRIVKMAPKHLQEKYNLNKG; this is encoded by the coding sequence ATGAAAAAGTTTATAAACCGATTTCGATTTATGCTTCATTTTCGTCAATTTGGTCCATTTTTATATGACTTTTTTACATCAAAAGAAGTCGCTATGAAAAAGAAAGTATTATCGATTGTATTTTTAATCGGGTATGTCGTATTTCCATTTGATATTATCCCTGATTTTTTGCTATTCTTTGGGGGATTAGATGATATTGCTGTTGTCTTATTTATTTTACAACGAATTGTGAAAATGGCACCGAAGCACTTACAAGAAAAATATAATTTAAATAAAGGATAG
- a CDS encoding DedA family protein — translation MEQFILDVIEYLKQFSYFGVILALTFEFIPAEIVLPLVGYWVYEGDMNFWLAVLAGTIGGTTGPLTLYALGYYGGRPLLLKYGKYFFIKEEQIQKADHFFEKYGPAVAFLGRFIPGVRTLISVPCGIAKMNIWQFSIYTFIAMLPLTTLYVYVGLKLGPHWKKAGTIVEQYTLPILGVVCFIVIGMFIFKFVKKKNKAESM, via the coding sequence ATGGAGCAGTTTATTTTAGATGTAATTGAGTATTTAAAGCAGTTTTCTTATTTCGGTGTAATTCTAGCATTAACATTTGAGTTTATTCCAGCAGAAATTGTGTTGCCGCTTGTTGGATATTGGGTATACGAAGGAGATATGAATTTTTGGCTCGCAGTATTAGCTGGAACGATCGGAGGAACGACGGGGCCGCTAACACTATATGCGCTCGGTTATTATGGTGGTCGACCGTTATTACTGAAATATGGAAAATACTTTTTTATAAAGGAAGAACAGATTCAAAAAGCAGATCATTTCTTTGAAAAATATGGACCAGCTGTGGCGTTTCTTGGCCGATTTATTCCAGGGGTTCGTACACTTATTTCAGTTCCATGTGGAATCGCCAAAATGAACATTTGGCAATTTAGCATATACACATTTATAGCGATGTTGCCACTCACAACGCTATATGTATATGTAGGATTGAAATTAGGACCTCATTGGAAAAAAGCAGGTACGATTGTTGAACAATATACATTACCGATACTAGGGGTTGTTTGTTTCATTGTGATAGGAATGTTCATTTTCAAGTTTGTGAAAAAGAAAAATAAAGCGGAGTCTATGTGA
- a CDS encoding LamG-like jellyroll fold domain-containing protein, translating into MRRIYVSRNMFQKVKGLIGLLAVFILAFVSFPWNTSAQTEEKKQEEKPQEKKLVFPVVSDVHIKNSGTDDTFRWKRAIEQFNTLAPKQDAFVIVGDFTDSGSNQQYDRFMQVYNQYANKDAVRMNSLGNHDYWNGLSAEDAQKRFLEKTGMESIHYHKVVKGYHFLVMSPEDGTTHGYYSDKQINWLKEEIAKAKADDPEKPIFVFLHQHIKETVYGSHEWGTKDSAKINEVLKDYPQAITFSGHSHYPLDDPRSIHQKDFTSVGTSSVSYMEVEGGKVQGNIPPGASDLSQGLLVEVDDKEVTINRRDFHTNSWTGEPWKVQLPAKKESFKHVENRDKEKPSFEKNAKLKVSNVTESSVTATFPQAVDNLLVHSYRLQARDKETGEIKNKLLAFSEFYRDPVPKELTFTLGGLDSGKTYTLEAVAIDSFENESEQPLQAEVTTKKEIIDPNVKVPKADVFDVNFLDGTFKDNSSFGSKGDVKGNVSIEYDKALKKHVMKLNGKANTFGYIPFSAAQKEKVANTFTLETVFSMNEIRGQAIMENTESGGIGFESTGTGYVELWAHIGGSYKRIGTQLEANKTYHLTGTYNGNELAIYVDGKKVNSQPVTGKVYHPNVPFAIGADPTSDGNGGVPLHGQVALAKLYSKALTSSEIVAAYNEFTNRTKLEELNALYEEIGKAKETLAGSYEFGEKPGQYSQAAFTELQTSYNGAKVVFENMATTGEQAVGAYHSLKTAHQTFVQSKVVDQKSETPKEKLQKTIDAAKVLLAKVQVGQEPGQYQEVPVKALEGKIKVAESVVKDTKVKDQYVETMNRTLEYAMQLVEKSVNK; encoded by the coding sequence ATGAGGAGGATTTACGTGAGTAGGAACATGTTTCAGAAGGTAAAAGGTCTTATTGGATTATTAGCAGTTTTCATTTTAGCGTTTGTATCGTTTCCATGGAACACTTCCGCACAAACGGAAGAGAAGAAACAAGAGGAAAAACCGCAGGAGAAAAAACTTGTCTTTCCGGTTGTAAGTGACGTACATATTAAAAATAGCGGAACAGATGATACGTTCCGTTGGAAAAGAGCGATTGAACAGTTTAATACACTTGCGCCAAAACAAGACGCATTTGTTATCGTTGGTGATTTTACAGATTCAGGGTCTAATCAGCAATATGATCGTTTTATGCAAGTATATAATCAATATGCCAATAAAGATGCAGTGAGAATGAATTCACTTGGAAACCATGATTATTGGAATGGTTTATCGGCAGAGGATGCACAAAAACGTTTCTTAGAAAAGACAGGAATGGAATCTATTCATTATCATAAAGTCGTGAAGGGATATCACTTCCTTGTTATGTCACCAGAAGATGGAACAACACATGGGTATTATTCTGATAAACAAATTAATTGGTTGAAAGAAGAAATTGCGAAAGCAAAAGCTGATGATCCAGAAAAACCAATTTTCGTGTTCTTGCACCAGCATATTAAAGAAACTGTGTATGGTAGTCATGAATGGGGAACGAAGGACAGTGCAAAAATTAATGAAGTATTAAAGGATTATCCGCAAGCAATTACATTCTCTGGTCATTCGCACTATCCATTAGATGATCCAAGATCCATTCATCAAAAAGACTTTACATCTGTTGGAACATCTTCAGTAAGTTATATGGAAGTAGAGGGCGGGAAAGTTCAAGGTAATATTCCGCCAGGTGCAAGCGATTTAAGCCAAGGTTTATTAGTAGAGGTAGACGATAAAGAAGTAACAATTAATCGTCGTGATTTCCATACGAATTCTTGGACAGGTGAACCATGGAAGGTTCAACTACCAGCTAAAAAAGAATCGTTTAAACATGTAGAAAACCGCGATAAAGAAAAACCATCTTTCGAGAAAAATGCAAAGTTAAAAGTTTCAAATGTAACTGAGAGTTCAGTAACAGCGACTTTCCCGCAAGCAGTGGATAATCTACTTGTTCATTCTTATCGTTTACAAGCAAGAGATAAAGAAACAGGAGAAATTAAAAATAAGTTATTAGCATTCTCAGAGTTTTATCGTGATCCAGTGCCAAAAGAACTTACGTTTACATTAGGTGGGCTAGATAGTGGAAAAACATACACGCTAGAAGCAGTTGCGATCGATTCATTCGAAAATGAAAGTGAACAGCCATTACAAGCAGAAGTAACAACGAAAAAAGAAATTATTGATCCGAATGTGAAAGTGCCAAAGGCGGATGTATTTGATGTTAACTTTTTAGATGGTACATTTAAAGATAACTCATCATTTGGAAGTAAAGGCGATGTAAAAGGAAATGTATCAATTGAATATGATAAAGCATTGAAAAAGCATGTAATGAAATTAAATGGAAAAGCAAACACATTTGGCTATATTCCGTTTTCAGCAGCGCAAAAAGAGAAAGTGGCGAACACATTTACATTAGAAACGGTATTTTCTATGAATGAAATTCGCGGTCAAGCTATTATGGAAAATACAGAGAGCGGCGGAATTGGATTCGAATCTACTGGAACTGGATATGTAGAATTATGGGCTCATATTGGTGGTAGCTATAAACGTATAGGTACACAATTAGAGGCAAATAAAACATATCATTTAACAGGAACGTATAATGGAAATGAATTAGCAATCTATGTAGATGGAAAAAAAGTAAATAGTCAGCCAGTGACAGGTAAAGTATATCATCCGAATGTACCATTCGCGATTGGTGCAGATCCAACAAGCGATGGTAACGGTGGAGTTCCATTACATGGACAAGTGGCGCTTGCAAAATTATATAGTAAAGCACTTACTTCATCTGAAATAGTAGCGGCATACAATGAGTTTACAAATCGCACAAAACTAGAAGAATTAAATGCTTTATATGAAGAGATTGGTAAAGCAAAAGAAACATTAGCCGGTTCTTATGAATTCGGTGAAAAGCCAGGCCAATATTCACAAGCTGCCTTTACAGAATTACAAACAAGTTATAATGGAGCAAAAGTAGTATTTGAAAATATGGCGACGACAGGTGAGCAAGCAGTTGGGGCATATCACAGTTTAAAAACAGCACATCAAACATTTGTACAATCAAAAGTAGTTGACCAAAAATCAGAAACGCCAAAAGAGAAATTACAAAAAACAATTGATGCAGCAAAAGTTTTATTAGCGAAAGTTCAAGTAGGACAAGAACCAGGACAATATCAAGAAGTTCCAGTTAAAGCATTAGAAGGAAAAATCAAAGTAGCGGAATCTGTAGTAAAAGATACAAAAGTAAAAGATCAGTATGTAGAAACAATGAATCGTACATTAGAATATGCGATGCAGCTTGTTGAAAAGAGTGTAAATAAGTAA
- a CDS encoding amino acid permease, which produces MKSLLRKKPLTTESPRQLERTLTALDLTFLGIGAVIGTGIFVLTGIVAAKHSGPGIMLSFLIAAFTCACVAFCYAEFASSIPISGSVYTYAYMTVGEVVAFIVGWCLMLEYLLAVAAVAVGWSGYLQSLLSGFNIHLPAIIASAPGMGKGGIIDLPAVCILLFITLLLSFGVRESARINNIMVLVKLAVIIAFIVAGAKYVKPENWTPFLPFGYDGIITGAATVFFAFLGFDAIATAAEETKKPQRDLPIGIIGSLLICTVLYMIVSFVLTGMVPYTQLDVSDPVAFALHFVGEDTIAGLLAVGAMTGMTTVILVVMYGQVRVSYAMSRDGLLPKALARVNQRVKIPLLNTWITGIAAALLAGLLDLHLLANLVNIGTLTAFTFVCFAVLILRKTHPDLKRGFRAPFVPILPIVAICCCLYLMINLSATTWKGFAVWLVIGLCVYFFYSRRNSHLLTKENNGEQKKA; this is translated from the coding sequence GTGAAATCATTATTACGAAAAAAACCACTTACTACTGAATCACCACGGCAATTAGAAAGAACGTTAACTGCGTTAGATTTAACCTTTTTAGGAATTGGAGCTGTAATTGGGACAGGTATTTTCGTCTTAACAGGTATTGTTGCGGCCAAACATTCTGGTCCTGGTATTATGCTATCTTTTCTTATTGCTGCATTTACCTGTGCATGTGTGGCCTTCTGCTATGCAGAATTTGCTTCTTCTATCCCTATTTCAGGAAGCGTTTACACCTATGCGTATATGACAGTTGGAGAAGTCGTTGCCTTCATTGTTGGCTGGTGTTTAATGCTAGAGTATTTACTGGCAGTTGCGGCGGTTGCTGTCGGATGGTCAGGATATTTACAATCGTTACTTTCCGGATTTAATATTCATCTACCCGCCATTATCGCCTCAGCCCCTGGAATGGGAAAAGGCGGAATAATCGATTTACCAGCTGTATGTATTTTACTTTTTATTACACTGCTTCTTAGCTTCGGTGTACGCGAAAGTGCTCGCATTAATAATATTATGGTATTAGTTAAATTAGCAGTGATTATTGCCTTTATCGTAGCAGGTGCAAAATACGTCAAACCGGAAAATTGGACACCGTTTTTACCATTTGGATATGATGGGATTATTACAGGTGCAGCAACAGTATTTTTTGCCTTTCTAGGATTTGATGCCATTGCAACAGCTGCTGAAGAAACGAAAAAACCACAGCGAGATTTACCAATTGGAATTATCGGTTCCCTTCTCATTTGTACGGTACTCTATATGATTGTATCCTTTGTTTTAACAGGGATGGTTCCTTATACACAACTAGATGTTTCAGATCCAGTTGCTTTTGCGCTTCATTTCGTTGGTGAAGACACCATTGCTGGATTATTAGCTGTCGGTGCAATGACAGGAATGACAACCGTTATTTTAGTCGTTATGTATGGGCAAGTTCGCGTTTCCTATGCAATGAGCCGTGACGGGCTACTTCCAAAAGCATTAGCTCGCGTGAATCAAAGAGTTAAAATACCTCTATTAAATACGTGGATTACTGGCATTGCAGCAGCTTTATTAGCAGGATTACTAGATTTACATCTACTTGCAAATTTAGTGAACATCGGTACACTAACAGCCTTTACATTCGTTTGCTTTGCTGTACTTATTTTACGCAAAACACACCCAGATTTAAAAAGAGGTTTCCGTGCACCATTCGTACCTATATTACCAATTGTTGCAATTTGTTGTTGTCTCTATTTAATGATTAACCTTTCTGCAACAACTTGGAAAGGATTTGCTGTTTGGCTTGTCATTGGACTATGTGTATATTTCTTCTACTCTAGACGTAATAGCCATTTACTGACCAAAGAAAATAATGGTGAACAAAAAAAAGCATGA
- a CDS encoding cation:proton antiporter has translation MLFYFEIVVILLCTKLAGDISVRLGQPSVLGKLIVGIIIGPAVFGIINSSELIDELSEIGVLLLMFMAGLETDLEELNRNLKSSFAVAMGGIIFPFLGGYLAGLAFGMLQSHAIFLGLLLCATSVSISVQTLRDLGKMNTRESTTILGAAVFDDVIVVILLAFVMSFLGTQDVSITLVIAKKIIFFVSIVFIGWKVVPWIMKMLVPLRVSEALISAALIICFSFAYYSEQMGIAGIIGAFAAGIAISQTTYKHEVEHKIEPIAYAIFVPIFFVSIGMEITFQGIGNQIWFIVIMTIVAIITKLVGSGLGARLTGFNLKSSISIGAGMVSRGEVALIIAANGLAANLLAKENFTAIVIVVILTTIITPPLLKKYFV, from the coding sequence ATGCTGTTTTATTTTGAAATTGTCGTTATTTTACTTTGTACGAAATTAGCTGGTGATATTAGTGTTAGACTTGGTCAACCATCGGTACTAGGAAAATTAATTGTTGGAATTATTATTGGTCCCGCTGTTTTTGGAATTATTAATAGTTCTGAACTTATTGATGAACTTAGTGAAATTGGTGTTCTGTTACTCATGTTTATGGCAGGATTAGAAACTGATTTGGAGGAATTAAATCGCAATTTGAAATCTTCATTCGCAGTAGCGATGGGAGGTATCATTTTTCCTTTCCTCGGTGGATATTTGGCGGGACTCGCATTTGGGATGTTACAATCACATGCTATTTTCCTAGGATTACTGCTCTGTGCAACATCAGTGAGTATTTCTGTTCAAACATTGCGAGACTTAGGGAAAATGAATACAAGGGAAAGTACAACGATTTTAGGGGCTGCTGTATTTGATGACGTTATCGTTGTTATTTTATTAGCCTTTGTTATGAGTTTTTTAGGCACACAAGATGTGAGTATTACACTTGTTATCGCTAAGAAAATCATTTTTTTCGTAAGTATTGTTTTCATTGGATGGAAAGTGGTTCCGTGGATTATGAAAATGTTGGTGCCGCTCCGTGTGTCAGAGGCGTTAATTAGTGCAGCACTTATTATTTGTTTTTCATTTGCTTACTATAGTGAGCAAATGGGGATTGCTGGTATCATTGGTGCATTTGCTGCGGGGATTGCCATTTCACAAACAACATATAAACACGAAGTAGAACATAAAATAGAACCGATTGCTTATGCGATTTTTGTACCAATCTTTTTTGTTAGCATCGGGATGGAGATTACATTTCAAGGTATCGGAAACCAAATTTGGTTTATTGTCATCATGACGATTGTTGCCATTATCACAAAGCTAGTGGGATCAGGCTTAGGAGCGAGGTTAACAGGTTTTAACTTAAAGTCTTCGATTAGCATTGGGGCTGGGATGGTATCGCGTGGAGAAGTAGCACTTATTATTGCAGCAAATGGACTTGCAGCAAATTTGTTAGCGAAAGAAAATTTCACTGCAATTGTAATTGTTGTTATCCTTACGACGATTATTACACCACCGTTATTGAAGAAGTATTTTGTGTAA